The Lycium barbarum isolate Lr01 chromosome 4, ASM1917538v2, whole genome shotgun sequence nucleotide sequence GATATTTATACCACTCATGTAATACTAATCTCTTTGATACACCACCAACTAATAGGAGTATAATATTTTTTACAAACCATAATATTCACCTTGTATACCTTAATTATACAAATTATTACATTGCAGCAGCAGAAGCACGTTGGCCAGACTTTGATGAACTACCACCACCAGCCACCCTATTCCGCCGCCTAGAGCTCCGTCCCGGACGGTGTTTCCTATGGCCGTGGCTACCACCAAACTTCATCTTTTGCCTAAGCCTTCCACTGTCCTTAAACAAGTCCCTTTCAGACTGAGCAATCACACATTCTGGTGGTGGCACAGGGTACCTAAGGTTATCATAGCAATAAGAATAGTACATGTATCTTTCTCTAAAGAATTTCATGGATTTTCGCCTTTCAGGTGTGATGTTAGAGTAATTTTTAGCAAGTAATTTTGCAATCCTATCAGTGCAATTTGTAGACGAAATTTGTTCAATTGGATCTACTATGCAGCCTTCAAGAACTAAGTCTTTAAGCTCTGTTGCAAAAGGCTCATGTTTGTAGTCCACTTTAGCTTTGCCACCATTTGTAGCCCAAGATGATGCATCCCAAATTGTGGCATATAAAGACattggctttgatggaaagtccCCTCCCATTGCTGGATGGCGATTTACTTCTCTAATTGGTGTCTCATCAATGTAAAATCTGtgagaaaaaggaaacaaaaccAAGGTTTTTGGGGTTAGTTGAAAGACTCAAAAATGGAAAAAACAAGTCTTTTACCTCTTGATAATCAGTTTAACTTCTATAACTATTAGCCTTATGTTGCTCGAACTTTTCAAAAAAGTTGACGGGTGCGTGTGGGATTCTCTAAAAATAGTTCATGTTTTGAGGATCCGATACGGTTTGGGGTAATATTTTTGGAGAGTTCGAGCAACATAAATTATAGGTAACTGCTTATAATAAGTGTAACTAGATATTTGAAAAATATAGCAAACAATATGTAAGCAACAAGTTAAATTACACTTGGTGTGCAAAAATTCTTCACGATGTCAATATATATAAGTTTAATCCTCTGATAATCATGCAATTTCAATCCTTTGATAATTATCACGTGATTGTCTCAACATCTTATGCAACTAAAAAGGCAATACAATCTTCAACAAGTTGAGGAAAAATGTACACAAATTAATGTTGTGAATTTGAGCCCCCGTCTTCCAAATGatctgtctatatatatatatattgaaggtCTATGAATAATTTGTTTGACAACTTTCTGGTAATGTGCAACTGTAAAGgggacttttttaaaaaaaaaaaaaaaaaaaaaaactgaaatcaTTCATTATGATTAATTCAATAAGTTAAAGAAAataatcaagaaaagaaaatagaaGCAAGTTGTCAATTACTTATCTAAGATACTTCTTTAATGGTTTTCCAAATCTAGATTATATTGGAAAAATCACCAAATATTTCACTATGGATTTTACTCACTCCCAAGTATAGGAAGCATATCAAAATATTTAGGAAGAGTAATATTGACACATATCTACCAAGATTGTTGAATGATTAGCTGACACTAAGAGCTTGAATATCAAATAAACAAATCTATGCCTTATTGTGAATATCAAATCGCaagtcattttttcaagaatcatacTCAATAAGGAAGAGTTAGGGCAATAATCATCCTCAACTTTTTAAACAACTTGCTAACTTTATCTCAGAAAAAGATGACAAAACAGTTCAAAATAGGCCACTATCATATCTTCAGGAAAGATAACTAAACCTCCCATGTAATTAGCGGGagattttgttttgtaattcattaaTTATATTAGTTTGATAATATGACCGTTTTCACATGATGATATCAGTAAAAGATAACACAGAAAACCTTGCAGGTAGGATCATTTTTGTGGGTTCAAATTTTCTTTATAAAGCATTCTTCTTTTTTGGTTGAATTACAACATTCAGTTGGGCATATCAGTAAAAATTTGTGGCAATGTATAACTAAAAACTTGTTACTAGTGAGTGCACTCCAAAGAATTTTAGGCAAACTACAGTAAATAAGAGTAATAAGTTCCAAAGTCATGACTTATTGACCTTTTTTAAAGAATAGACAAACTCTTTAAGCGTGTACATATACAATTAGTGCAAATGTCATTTGGAAAACAGCCAATCACGCCAGTTTTCCAGCTTTAAAGAATTTTgctagaaaaaggaaaaagtaacTACAGTAGTTGCATTACCATATAACGTGCAATTAGAACTTTATACCCTTTTAGAAGATTATTCACTCTCATTAATTAATGATCTAATCAACAATTTACTGCATTTAATTATTTGCATCAGCTGATCCAATAATTAATGTAACAACTTTGGCATGTAATGATCACCCCTTTCCACCAAAGGGAAAAACAAAAATATGAAAAGAAAACTGCAGAGAAAAAATTAGTTTTACTAAATTAACTTTCAGAAAAGACCAACTATATGGCAATAAACTACCTAAAAGCAGAAGCTAACCATTATCTTATTCAACAAAAAAGCAGTAATAGTAACAAAATAATTTTAGTGTCAAACTTTTTTGAAAACGAGTCCAAATCTTTCTTCCTTAGAAATTTCTCTCTCCGCGTTAGGCCAAAAAGTATGGACAATACCATTTACAACAATTTTCTTGCTGCCGCATGCTAGCTTTTCACAACTAAGAGAATTATTCtattaaaaggaaaaaagataACCATCAAGAATCGTCATGCCACGAATGAGATTCCTTCACTCTTAATCAAAGGTTTCGGATTTGACTTTGGAATAAAGAAACTTCTAGTAGAAAGTATCACTTGGTTAAATAGGCTCTATGCGGTGCAAATTTAAATTATCGACTAGAGAGTTCAGGATACCAATTAGTGATACCAAAAAAATAACCCGAGTCGGTTTGGCG carries:
- the LOC132635358 gene encoding probable xyloglucan endotransglucosylase/hydrolase protein 30, translated to MDYRVLSSLSKSLTPFSLILLLYIFPVATATTTKAFNLSTITFEQGYSPLFSDFNIERSPDDTSFRLLLNRFSGSGVISTEYYNYGFFSASIKLPAIYTAGIVVAFYTSNADTFEKNHDELDIEFLGNVNGQPWRFQTNLYGNGSVSRGREERYRMWFDPSKEFHQYSILWTPKNIIFYIDETPIREVNRHPAMGGDFPSKPMSLYATIWDASSWATNGGKAKVDYKHEPFATELKDLVLEGCIVDPIEQISSTNCTDRIAKLLAKNYSNITPERRKSMKFFRERYMYYSYCYDNLRYPVPPPECVIAQSERDLFKDSGRLRQKMKFGGSHGHRKHRPGRSSRRRNRVAGGGSSSKSGQRASAAAM